The following are encoded together in the Malaya genurostris strain Urasoe2022 chromosome 3, Malgen_1.1, whole genome shotgun sequence genome:
- the LOC131434035 gene encoding uncharacterized protein LOC131434035 produces the protein MFAVVQTRKGKKSKPSLTVVPDNWTGDKCVFWPPKGLVSLSRNPNTKPGSSWVATKAKVVGRANSFTEAEKILAELQIITDSEDVEGVGTRKNPVKSKGKFITNTYELQSVTQVSTEENRETFTAMTAEHVSQSPESCALFNSASAKVALPMSLPVPSNQVLSDAASLGSVMTIETENPFSVSHHTQTQSADQQIICESNIEYIQLENGAVMPLICEAAINENATEDENGLNKRCCHVTEVLNRLDEIENEIKAIKALTLQMTNFMANMDKFMTKKNDSSRTTIKPETESFSGCKKFLSLQTKEDLIILEKNLKDDNFQNRILQYCKSIFNLTGKREGTPFFKTFLRKILSPKILKPFSWQGNPRLMKNSDGSHSGHNESFRGNFPNFVHFVFLVIRAADFEFTDESNNKSFSNFLRMKNTEIKRFESGKGGRAAYTRKRKNPNNIDDNQNVLVKKPKKGKNVNDAGIPNIKMERNEFDNNSITSEESQDDDGKSDTSCSSEFNADN, from the exons ATGTTCGCGGTAGTGCAAACCCGAAagggaaaaaaatctaaacccTCGCTTACAGTTGTTCCGGATAATTGGACCGGTGACAAATGTGTCTTTTGGCCTCCAAAAGGTTTAGTTTCTTTGTCACGAAATCCTAACACGAAGCCAGGTTCTTCTTGGGTTGCTACAAAAGCAAAAGTGGTTGGAAGAGCCAATAGTTTCACTGAAGCAGAAAAAATATTGGCGGAATTACAAATTATCACGGATTCTGAGGATGTTGAAGGCGTTGGAACTCGAAAGAATCCGGTAAAAAGCAAAGGAAAGTTCATTACTAACACATATGAGTTACAAAGTGTG acgcaGGTTTCTACCGAAGAAAATAGAGAAACGTTTACGGCTATGACGGCCGAACATGTGTCCCAGTCTCCGGAGTcttgtgctttgttcaattctgCTAGTGCTAAAGTTGCGCTACCTATGAGTTTACCTGTTCCATCAAACCAGGTCTTATCGGATGCGGCATCATTAGGTTCCGTGATGACCATTGAAACCGAAAATCCGTTCTCTGTTTCACATCACACACAAACGCAGTCGGCAGATCAGCAG ATCATCTGTGAAAGCAACATTGAATacattcaactcgaaaatggagCTGTAATGCCTCTAATATGTGAAGCTGCTATAAATGAAAACGCAACCGAAGATGAAAACGGTTTAAATAAACGTTGTTGCCATGTTACAGAAGTATTAAATCGACTCGACGAAATAGAGAATGAAATAAAAGCAATAAAAGCTCTTACACTGCAAATGACAAATTTTATGGCCAACATGGATAAattcatgacaaaaaaaaatgattcaagtCGGACTACAATCAAACCAGAAACTGAGAGTTTTTCAGGATGTAAGAAATTTTTATCACTACAAACAAAGGAAGATTTGATAATACTggagaaaaatttaaaagacgacaattttcaaaatcgcaTACTCCAATATTGTAAATCGATATTTAATTTAACTGGCAAGCGTGAAGGAACGCCCTTTTTTAAAACCTTCCtacgtaaaatattatctccaaaGATTCTCAAACCGTTTTCTTGGCAGGGAAATCCAAGACTCATGAAAAATTCAGATGGCAGTCATAGTGGCCATAATGAAAGTTTCCGAGGAAACTTCCCAAATTTCGTTCATTTCGTTTTTTTAGTCATAAGAGCGGCAGATTTCGAGTTTACTGACGAGAGTAATAATAAATCATTCTCTAATTTTCTACGGATGAAAAACACAGAAATTAAACGATTCGAGTCTGGTAAAGGAGGTCGTGCAGCTTATACAAGAAAACGTAAAAATCCAAACAATATTGATGATAATCAAAATGTATTAGTCAAAAAGCCAAAAAAGGGTAAGAATGTAAACGACGCTGGTATCCCTAATATAAAAATGGAAAGAAATGAGTTTGATAATAATTCGATTACGAGTGAAGAATCACAAGACGACGATGGCAAGAGTGACACTAGTTGCAGCTCAGAATTTAATGCAGATAATTAG